Proteins encoded within one genomic window of Brassica rapa cultivar Chiifu-401-42 chromosome A09, CAAS_Brap_v3.01, whole genome shotgun sequence:
- the LOC103847992 gene encoding fucosyltransferase 6: protein MYHKFQISSKFFQALGLKMKILITLLFSCVLVLSIMLLSSSNNIKNQLLDAIATVSKESETPRDKLLGGLLTSDFDEGSCFSRYHKSLLYRQPSPYKPSEYLVSKLRSYEVLHKRCGPDTKAYKEATENLVRDENYAQGNSVGECRYIVWIAGYGLGNRMLTIASAFLYALLTERIILVDNRKDVSDILCEPFPATSWLLPLDFPLMNGTYRFDKGYSRCYGTMLNNHAINSTSIPQHLYLHNLHDSRDEDKMFVCEKDQGLINKVPWLIIQANVYFVPSLWFNPTFRLELMKLFPQKDTVFHLLSRYLFHPTNQVWGMVTRYYHAHLSRADETLGIQIRVFRKNAGYFQHVMDQIVGCTQREKLLPELASQEAPQVNASSVTKVKAVLVTSLYPEYSDNLKSMFWERPSSTGEVVEVNQPSGERFQQTDKKLHDQKALAEIYLLSLTDKIVTSARSTFGYVAYSIGGLKPWLLYQPRDLTTPDPPCVRSTSMEPCYLTPPSHGCEADWGKNSGEIFPFVKHCEDLVDDGLNLYDEL from the exons ATGTATCACAAATTTCAGATCTCTAGTAAATTTTTTCAGGCTTTGGGTTTGAAGATGAAGATTCTGATAACACTCCTCTTTAGTTGCGTACTAGTTTTGTCCATAATGTTATTATCATCCTCAAACAACATCAAGAACCAACTTCTTGATGCTATAGCCACcg TTTCAAAGGAATCCGAAACACCGAGAGATAAACTGTTGGGAGGACTTTTAACCAGCGATTTCGATGAAGGTTCTTGCTTCAGTAGGTATCATAAATCTTTGTTGTATCGCCAGCCTTCGCCATACAAGCCTTCAGAATATCTAGTCTCTAAGCTTAGAAGCTACGAGGTGCTGCACAAGCGTTGCGGTCCAGACACAAAAGCTTACAAGGAAGCAACAGAGAATCTTGTTCGTGATGAAAATTATGCACAAGGCAACTCAGTCGGTGAATGCAGATACATTGTGTGGATCGCGGGTTACGGTCTTGGAAACAGAATGCTCACCATTGCTTCTGCCTTCCTTTACGCTCTCTTAACAGAGAGAATCATTCTCGTTGACAACCGCAAGGATGTTAGTGATATCTTATGCGAGCCATTTCCAGCTACTTCTTGGTTGCTTCCTCTTGACTTCCCATTGATGAATGGTACTTACCGGTTCGACAAGGGATACTCTCGTTGTTACGGGACAATGCTGAACAATCACGCCATCAACTCGACTTCTATCCCGCAGCATCTATATCTTCATAATCTCCATGATTCAAGGGATGAAGACAAGATGTTTGTCTGCGAAAAGGATCAAGGTTTGATCAACAAAGTCCCTTGGTTGATTATTCAAGCCAATGTCTACTTTGTTCCATCTCTATGGTTTAATCCAACTTTCCGACTTGAACTAATGAAGCTGTTCCCGCAGAAAGATACCGTCTTCCACCTTTTGTCTCGGTATCTTTTTCACCCGACCAATCAAGTTTGGGGTATGGTCACAAGGTACTACCACGCTCACTTATCCAGAGCAGACGAGACACTCGGTATTCAAATACGGGTTTTCAGAAAGAACGCTGGATATTTCCAACACGTCATGGACCAGATCGTAGGTTGTACGCAAAGAGAGAAACTCTTGCCTGAGTTGGCTTCACAAGAAGCACCACAAGTCAACGCATCGAGTGTCACCAAAGTTAAAGCTGTTCTTGTAACATCTTTGTATCCAGAGTACTCTGACAACTTAAAGAGCATGTTTTGGGAGCGACCAAGTTCTACAGGAGAGGTTGTTGAAGTCAATCAGCCGAGTGGAGAAAGGTTTCAGCAAACAGACAAGAAGCTTCATGACCAAAAGGCGCTTGCTGAGATATATCTACTGAGCCTAACCGATAAGATTGTCACAAGCGCAAGGTCTACGTTTGGGTATGTTGCTTATAGTATTGGAGGATTAAAGCCATGGTTACTTTATCAGCCAAGGGATCTTACAACTCCTGATCCTCCATGTGTTCGATCCACGTCGATGGAGCCTTGTTACCTTACTCCTCCTTCCCATGGATGTGAAGCTGACTGGGGTAAAAACTCGGGGGAGATTTTTCCTTTTGTTAAGCATTGTGAGGATCTTGTGGATGACGGGCTCAACCTATATGATGAACTGTAG